The Planctomicrobium piriforme genome contains the following window.
GACGCCTTAAATACCATCTGGGAAGTCCAGCCAAAACCAGGCGGCGGAATCTGGGGGTTTATCCGGAGCCGTTTTCTCTCGCTCTCGATGGTCCTGGGCGTCGCGTTCCTGCTGCTGATTTCCCTGATCGTCAGCTCTGCACTCGCCGCCGTCGGCCCTCTGCTCGGAGACTGGCAGACGAGTCGGATCGGTCAGCTCTTGACGCTTTGTTTTGATCTGGTGGTGATCTCCGCCCTGTTCGCTCTCATCTTCAAGTACTTACCGGACGCCAAAGTCGCCTGGAGTGACGTGTGGCTGGGCGCGGTGATCACAGCGGTTCTGTTTTCGATCGGGAAGTTCCTGATCGGACTCTATCTCGGACGGGCCGGGCTCGCGTCGTCCTATGGAGCCGCTGGCTCCTTTGCAGCACTGCTGGTGTGGCTCTATTACGCCTCTCAGATTTTTCTCTTTGGAGCCGAACTGACAAAGGCTTATGCAAATCAATTCGGCTCGAGGATTCAACCGAAAGCGCACGCGGAGCCCGTTACGGCAGAAGCGCGTGCTCAGCAGGGTCTCGCGCTCGCCGATTGAGCACCGCTCTGCCGACGAACAGCAAGGTCGCATCCGGCCGAGCTCTCGGAAGAGCAGCACGCGGCCGCAGGACTCTCGGCTTGTCGCCGCCAGACGCAACGCGACTTTAACGGGTTGATGGTGACAAAATGCGTCTCAGGAATGCGTGGACGGCGCAAATCCAAGACGCGTTGAAGATGAGGGGAGCCTCAAGTCTACGATTTTTTTCGCTTGACCTTCTTTTTGATCGCAGTTGGCTTCGCAGCACTCTTCTTCGCTTTCTTTTTCACAGTTCCAGCGCCCTTTGCGGACGACGACTTCGATTTTCTCGCGGTCGTCGACTTGACTGATTTTTTCGCCGCAGACGTCAGCTTTTTGACCGCGTCAGCTTTGGCAATGCGATCCGCGTTGGATCCAGCGATCCCTCCCACAACCGCGCCGACCGCCGCGCCGACGGGCCCGATCAATGCCCCTGCGGCCGCACCCGCGGCGGCTCCGCCGACCATTTGCAGGCCGGCCCGTGCATTGGAACTCCGTTTTGCTGCTTTTTTCTTCGCCATAAGAGTTTCCTTGTCTTTGATGCCCGTCAACACGCAATCCACTTCGAGGCGCGAGCTGAAAGTTCAGGCGTTCTGCGAGGGTTGAGAGCCCAGCTCTCCTTCACGATGCAGTCGATTTTTACCAGTTGTAATCTGACAAGTCGAACACGAATGTTGCTGTTCCCAGCGCGGCTTACAGATCGTTGTCCGCGGCGAGGCTTTCATTGAACGACCCGCAAAGCCGGAACGCTGCGCAGCAGACCGCTTCAGCTGGTTCAGGATTCGGCGCAGGCCAGCGTGGGCTGGGATCGGCCCCTGAAAGCTTCGCTCGGCGGGCAAGCAACCCGCAGCTTGGTCTGCTCGGGCCGCCTCGCACCTCGGCAACCCAGCGAGCGCATCGGGAAACCAGAGTCGCAGCGCAGACCGGTTGGCGGCTGATCAACTGGATGCTCTCAAAGTTAATTGCGGCGCACGTGCGAACAGCGGAGGCGATCGTGCCGAGGTCCGCTGCCGCCGATGCTGGCCATTTCTGCTGACGACCGCAGCGATTCCTGATCCTTAAAGATGCCAGTCCCTGTTGCCGGCAGTCTCACGCAGGTTCAGAGGCGTCCGATTCGCTTCCTTGTGAGCCAGCCTGGGACGGGAACGCACCGCTGGCTGCGGTACGTCATTGGCCACATTTCATTTTTCAGCGATGCGGCCGTCCCCGCTGACAGAACGCGCACACACTCTCAGTCCAATTGCCCGGAACTTTTTTAAGCAGCGGCACGTTCGCTGCAGAGAAACGTTGACGCTCAGACGCGGGAATGACTTGAACTCAAAGATCGCCATCTGCCGCGGCTCAAAGGCGCGTGCGAATCTTCGTTGGCGGCCGTTGAGGCAAGTTGACTCGGCAAACAGCCCATCGCTTGGCGTGGACGGCTGGAGCAAATCTTATGACGTGGGCCTCTCCGGTTGAGCGACGAAGTATTGCCACTTGGGCGCTTGCCCATCGTGACGTCTCACGGGCCTCTGCGCCGCTCAACTGTTGTTTGCAATTATGTGTGCTCAAAGCCAGTGGTAAAGAGGAGCCTGAAATCATGCCAGAAGGACCCTCCATTGTCATTCTGAAGGAACTTGCCGATGCATTCAAAGGCCGACGGGTCACCAAAGTTTCCGGAAACTCCAAAGCGGAAATTCAGCGCGCTCAAGGCAAAAGGGTCACTGACTTCAAAAGCTGGGGCAAACATTTCTTGATTTGCTTTCCGGGTTTTACCATCAAGATTCATCTGATGCTGTTCGGATCATACCGCATCAATGAAGCTCGCGACGTGCCGCCGCGCCTGAGCCTGAAGTTCCGCACGGGCGTTTTGAATTTCTATGCCTGCTCGGTGAAAATTCTGGAAGAGGATCTCGACGCAATTTATGACTGGACGGCCGACGTGATGTCCGAGCAGTGGGATGCGAACGCGGCCAAGGTCAAACTGCTGGAGCGGCCCCGCCAGCTCATTTGCGACGCCCTGCTCGACCAAGATCTCTTTGCAGGCTCCGGGAACATCATCAAAAATGAAGTTCTTTTTCGAATCCGGGTCCATCCAAAAACAGAAATTGGAGCACTGCCGCCCCGAAAATTGGGGCAGCTGGTAAAGGAGGTGAGGAATTACAGTTTTGATTTTCTGAAGTGGAAAAAAGCCTACCTCTTACGCAAACACTGGCAAGTGCATACCAAGGCCTATTGCTCGCGTTGCAACGTGCAATTAGTCAAAGAGTATCTTGGACGGCATCAGCGCCGCACCTATTACTGCCGACGGTGTCAGGTCTGGTACTATCGATGACACAGACAACGCCAGGGCAGCTGACCTGTTCGCGGCGCCGAGACCGCGCAGTCAACGGCAGCGACGCGGACGTCTCGATATGTCTGTTCTTCGTGTCTGTTCTTCGTGTCTGTGCTTCGAAGTTGAGCTCCCCTCAGACCCCTCCAAACGCACGAGGGCGAGCAGGGTTCGCCAACGTGCATGATCTGGCCTGCCCGGGAGATTATTTCAGGTCCGCGCGAGAATATTCCAGCGCGTCCCGCAGGGCCGCCAGCGCAGGGGGCTTGACAATGTGCAGATCGAATCCCGCCTCTTTCGACCGCCGTCGATCCTCGTCGGTGCCATAGCCGGTCAATGCGACCAGCACCGTTTTCGCAAAACGCGGCTGCTCGCGCAGATGCCGAGCCACCTCATAGCCGCTCATCTGCGGCAGGCCGATGTCCAGCAAGATGACCTCCGGACGGAACTCGTCTGCCACGGCGATTGCGGTCCAACCGTCATTCGCCACCCGCACTTGATGCGGTCCTAAGTTGGCAAGCAATTTCGATTGAACCGTCGTTGTGCCGACATTGTCATCCACCAGCAGAATACGTCTGCCCTTTGGGACCGAAGGCGGCGCGGAGGCTTCATGTCGCGGTCCGCCGTGCTGAAGCAGCGGCAAGGTGATCGTGAACTCACTCCCCTTGCCAATCCCTTCGCTGCGCGCCAAGACGCTCCCGCCGTGCATTTCAACAAGAGTTTTGACCAACGTGAGGCCGATCCCCAGCCCCCCCTCAGAACGCTCCAGGGACCGATCGGCCTGAGTGAAGAGATCAAACACATGGGGCAATAACTCCGCATCCAGTCCGAGTCCCGTGTCGCGCACGGAGAGCGAGACGTTGCCCCCGTCCGCCGAAATCGTTAGCCACAAATGCCCTTCGTTTTCCGTATACTTGGCCGCATTATTCAAGAGATTACTGATCACTTGGGCGAGCCGGACGGGGTCGGCATTCACCCACAACAACTGCGTTGGTATCGCCACTGTCAGCGTATGCCGATGCGCCCTGATCATCGGACGCACCGTTTCGATGGCCCGCTGCGCGACGGCCACGAAATCCACCGCTTCCATCCGCAGTTGGACTTTCCCGCGCGTAATTCGTGAAACATCCAGCAGGTCATCAACCAGTCGCACGAGATGATCGACCTGCTCGCGCATGACGTTGATGCTTTCGGCCTCAGTTCCCGTGATCGCCAACAACTCCAGGCCGGTGCGAATCGGAGCCAGAGGATTGCGGAGTTCATGGGCGAGCATCGCCAGAAACTCGTCTTTTCGGCGATCCGCATCCCGGAGGTCTGTTTCGGCCTGTTTGTGCGCCGTCACGTCCAGAGAAACGCCGCTCATCCAGGTGCCCGCTCGATCAATGGGTAAGGCCACCAGCCCCCGGACTAGCACCCAATGGAGGCTGCCATCCGGCCAAATCGTTCGGTATTCGATGTTGCATTCGGCGCCCTCGCTCAACGCTGTATCAACGGCGCGCTGAACACGTTCCCGATCTTCAGGGTGGATCGCTGCGACGAGATCAGAATAGGAAAAAGAGCTCTCCGCAGTACGCCCAAAATTGGCTTTGCACAGGTCCGAACAGGCCAGTTCGCCGGTGGCCGTATTGAATTCCCAAGATCCGAGCCGACCCGCCGATAATGCGAACTCCAGGCGAGTTTGGTTCTCTTTCAGCGCTTTGGCCTGCGATTCCCGTTCGGCGAGATGAGCCCGAACTTCGTACTGGTGCCGACGCGACCTGAGCGCGGCTTGCAGGACGCTGACCAGCGAGCGGCCCCGGACGGGACGTTCGACAAGTGAAATGTTCATCACCTCAGCAAATGCCTGCGGCCGATTTGTTGCTCTTTCACGAGCAAGAATTATTAAAGGGAAGTCAGACCAGGCGGCCTGCTGCTGCAACACAGCAGTCAGGCAGTCCGCTTTTTGATGCCAAAGCGCTTCTTCCGTCAGCAGTGCGGCGCCAGCGCCGAGTATAATTTCATGGCACAGTTCGGCCAATGTTCCGCAAACCACGCCCTCAAGGTCTGCGGCCGCCAGCAACTGCCGCGTATGGAGCCCATCGCGGACTGTGGGCATGAGGACCAAGATCAACTCGTCGCGGTTCGCACCAGAGGTCGCGTTCACAGCTCGGTTCCAGGTTTTGAGACGGCGCGCGACTGCGACCCTTGGGCCAGACCTTCGTACTGCGGTACGCCCGTCATAATTCCGCGAAATTCGCGGAGAGGCTCGCCGATGGTGATGCCTTTGCTGGAAATTTCGAGCTGTCGGAGCGTGCGTTCGTGCGCCCCGGTCCTTTTCTTGAAAACACTCAGCGCCTGACGGATTTCGCCATGCATCTCAAAGTAGCGGAAGAGCAGCACGGTGTCGGCGAGATAACTCACATCCACATCGCCGCCCGACCCTGCCCCGAGAATCATCCCGTGTTGCGCCACCACCATAATGGTCAAGATGCCCTGTTGATTGAGGTAGGCAAACAACTCATGCAAATGCGTGGTAAGGAACCGCTCTTCGGGCATTGCATTCAAATATCCATTGAGGCTGTCGATCACGATGACCTTGCAACCGGATTCGACCGCCCTGCGGACCTCATGCGCGAATGCTCCTGGAGTCATCTCAGCCGGGTCGACTTGCTGAGCGTGCAGTCGGCCATCATTGAGAAACTCCTGGAGACCTTTCCCAACGCCGACGCAGAGCTTTTCCACCCGTTCAATCAACGTATCCAGCACCTCGTCAAACATGTATACGGCCGCTTTGTGGCCCGCGCGCATCGCGTGGATCACAAACTGCATCGAGATGGTTGACTTCCCAGCTCCGGCGGGTCCCAACAGGAGCGTGGTCGAGCCAGTGGACAGGCCGCCGCTCAACATGGCGTCAAGGTTCGGGATGCCGCTGGAGAAGACGTCCCGCTGGAATCGCTCATGATGTTCCGCTGCGACCAATCGCGGATGGATCACAACACCGCCTTGGGCAATTTCGTAATCATGATACCCTTCGCGGAAGTTGGAGCCGCGGACCTTCGTCACATACATCCTTCGGCGAGCCCTCCCGTATTGGGGTAGGAATCGCTCCAGGACAATGTTCCCCCCCACGAGGCTTTCTGGCAAGACGCTTCCGAATGGGGATGAGCGGTCATCCAGCAGCACCACCGTCGCATGCCGCTGTGCGAAAAATTCCTTGAGCGCCAGGAGCTGCCGACGGTAAATCAGCGGGTTGCCCGCGAGCAGCCGCATCTCCGACAGACCGTCAAAAACAACATGCTGAGGAGCGACTCTTTCGACCGCCTCAAAGATAGCCTTGGTCGTCTCGCCGAGCTCTGTTTCCGAGGGATGGAAGACGGACGACTCGGGTTCGCCTGCCAGGTTGATCGCGGATTTCGTCAGGTCGCAAAGTTCGATGCCCTCCAGCGACCAACCATGCGATTGGCAGGCATTTTCGAGGTCTCGACGTGACTCCGTCAGCGTGATGTAAAGACAGCGCTCGCCGGCCTGGATGCGATTCAGCGCAAATTGCAACGCGACGGTCGTCTTTCCAGAACCTGGGTCTCCCTGGACGAGATAGAACCCTTCCCGCAGAAAGCCTCCCAGAAGCACATGATCCAGGCCAGGCACCCCCGTTGGGATAAATTCGGAAACCGGTTCAACATCGGACATCGCTGCGAACTTGCTCAGGTACGAAATGTTTCGAAGTCGACTGCGAACTTCCGGCGTCAATCAACGACGTTCGTTCGAAGTGACGCGTCTGCGTCGGGAAACTGACGAGGATTCGGTCGCTTCAGAGTCTCAGTCTACCAGCATTGGTCAGGTGTGCTATGGGGACCGAAAAAATCGCCTGCATGCGGGCGTCAACTCGCTGAGATCCCGGCTGGAACCGCGGCGCGCGGCTGGCAGTCCCTGATGAGTCGGCGTTGTTGATCGAAAAACGGCAATGATTCGAGGAGGGGACATCACTCGGGAGCAGGATGAACCGCCTCAGTGCTGGATCAACTGTGAAGCAAGTTACCAAACTGAGCCGAGGGCCGGATTTCGGGATTCTCTTCGTGCACGAATGACTGCCAAGGTTGCTAGTCCGCAGGACA
Protein-coding sequences here:
- a CDS encoding YihY/virulence factor BrkB family protein → MKLAALGSVAKEAGLHWLADKAPRLGAALAYYTIFSLAPLLVILIGVAGLVFGPEAAQGQITAQLTHLVGKEGGEALQAIVENARQPDVGGVATLLGVAMLILGAAGVFGQLQDALNTIWEVQPKPGGGIWGFIRSRFLSLSMVLGVAFLLLISLIVSSALAAVGPLLGDWQTSRIGQLLTLCFDLVVISALFALIFKYLPDAKVAWSDVWLGAVITAVLFSIGKFLIGLYLGRAGLASSYGAAGSFAALLVWLYYASQIFLFGAELTKAYANQFGSRIQPKAHAEPVTAEARAQQGLALAD
- a CDS encoding DNA-formamidopyrimidine glycosylase family protein, coding for MTWASPVERRSIATWALAHRDVSRASAPLNCCLQLCVLKASGKEEPEIMPEGPSIVILKELADAFKGRRVTKVSGNSKAEIQRAQGKRVTDFKSWGKHFLICFPGFTIKIHLMLFGSYRINEARDVPPRLSLKFRTGVLNFYACSVKILEEDLDAIYDWTADVMSEQWDANAAKVKLLERPRQLICDALLDQDLFAGSGNIIKNEVLFRIRVHPKTEIGALPPRKLGQLVKEVRNYSFDFLKWKKAYLLRKHWQVHTKAYCSRCNVQLVKEYLGRHQRRTYYCRRCQVWYYR
- a CDS encoding ATP-binding response regulator, which gives rise to MAELCHEIILGAGAALLTEEALWHQKADCLTAVLQQQAAWSDFPLIILARERATNRPQAFAEVMNISLVERPVRGRSLVSVLQAALRSRRHQYEVRAHLAERESQAKALKENQTRLEFALSAGRLGSWEFNTATGELACSDLCKANFGRTAESSFSYSDLVAAIHPEDRERVQRAVDTALSEGAECNIEYRTIWPDGSLHWVLVRGLVALPIDRAGTWMSGVSLDVTAHKQAETDLRDADRRKDEFLAMLAHELRNPLAPIRTGLELLAITGTEAESINVMREQVDHLVRLVDDLLDVSRITRGKVQLRMEAVDFVAVAQRAIETVRPMIRAHRHTLTVAIPTQLLWVNADPVRLAQVISNLLNNAAKYTENEGHLWLTISADGGNVSLSVRDTGLGLDAELLPHVFDLFTQADRSLERSEGGLGIGLTLVKTLVEMHGGSVLARSEGIGKGSEFTITLPLLQHGGPRHEASAPPSVPKGRRILLVDDNVGTTTVQSKLLANLGPHQVRVANDGWTAIAVADEFRPEVILLDIGLPQMSGYEVARHLREQPRFAKTVLVALTGYGTDEDRRRSKEAGFDLHIVKPPALAALRDALEYSRADLK
- a CDS encoding ATPase domain-containing protein yields the protein MSDVEPVSEFIPTGVPGLDHVLLGGFLREGFYLVQGDPGSGKTTVALQFALNRIQAGERCLYITLTESRRDLENACQSHGWSLEGIELCDLTKSAINLAGEPESSVFHPSETELGETTKAIFEAVERVAPQHVVFDGLSEMRLLAGNPLIYRRQLLALKEFFAQRHATVVLLDDRSSPFGSVLPESLVGGNIVLERFLPQYGRARRRMYVTKVRGSNFREGYHDYEIAQGGVVIHPRLVAAEHHERFQRDVFSSGIPNLDAMLSGGLSTGSTTLLLGPAGAGKSTISMQFVIHAMRAGHKAAVYMFDEVLDTLIERVEKLCVGVGKGLQEFLNDGRLHAQQVDPAEMTPGAFAHEVRRAVESGCKVIVIDSLNGYLNAMPEERFLTTHLHELFAYLNQQGILTIMVVAQHGMILGAGSGGDVDVSYLADTVLLFRYFEMHGEIRQALSVFKKRTGAHERTLRQLEISSKGITIGEPLREFRGIMTGVPQYEGLAQGSQSRAVSKPGTEL